One window of Xanthomonas sp. 10-10 genomic DNA carries:
- a CDS encoding Na+/H+ antiporter: MHSIDVVLAMLLAVAASGYLIRILPFSLPLPLVQIALGAVVSGVFDAGHELEPELFFLLFLPPLLFLDGWRIPKQGLFRDKAAILELALGLVVFTVIGAGLLIHWLIPAMPLAVAFALAAIISPTDPVAVSSIASKVPIPKRLMHILEGESLLNDASGLVCFQFAVAAVLTGTFSVATASLTFLWVALAGLALGVATTFGLSRIQAWIWRHFGEEPGSAILVNLLTPFAAYLLAEAFHASGILAAVAAGITMSYVEMAGNAPGNMRLQRSAVWDTVQFTFNGIIFVLLGEQLPGILDGAVRSVQEAGHLNPWWLAVYVATISASLMALRFVWVFLSLRWNIFKAQRRGEAHVSPPWRIVVAVSLAGVRGAITLAGVLTLPLMLDDGSPFPARQLAIFLAASVILVSLLVASVALPRLLRGLELPEEEDEQQKEDLAVKAASQAALEAVEKLRQRLVEDSAHAERYNAAANQVSQRYQRKLGAVDMAETDPEEAGAYEQALRQFRHAALVAERNELFKLARRREISDDLSRRLVRNLDLIESRKRA; encoded by the coding sequence ATGCATTCGATCGATGTCGTCCTCGCCATGTTGCTGGCGGTCGCGGCCAGCGGTTATCTGATCCGCATCCTGCCGTTCTCGCTGCCGTTGCCGTTGGTCCAGATCGCGCTGGGCGCGGTGGTCTCCGGCGTGTTCGATGCGGGGCACGAACTGGAACCGGAACTGTTCTTCCTGTTGTTCCTGCCGCCGCTGCTGTTCCTGGATGGCTGGCGCATTCCCAAACAAGGCCTGTTCCGCGACAAGGCGGCCATCCTGGAACTGGCGCTGGGCCTGGTGGTGTTCACGGTGATCGGGGCCGGGTTGCTGATCCACTGGTTGATCCCGGCGATGCCGTTGGCCGTGGCGTTTGCGCTGGCGGCGATCATCTCGCCGACCGACCCGGTGGCGGTGTCGTCGATCGCCTCCAAGGTGCCGATCCCCAAGCGCCTGATGCACATCCTCGAGGGCGAGTCGCTGCTCAACGACGCCTCCGGCCTGGTGTGTTTCCAGTTTGCGGTGGCTGCCGTGCTCACCGGTACCTTTTCGGTGGCGACCGCCTCGCTCACCTTCCTGTGGGTGGCGCTGGCCGGGCTGGCGCTGGGCGTGGCCACCACCTTCGGCCTGAGCCGCATCCAGGCCTGGATCTGGCGCCATTTCGGCGAAGAGCCCGGCTCGGCGATCCTGGTCAACCTGCTCACGCCGTTCGCCGCCTATCTGCTGGCCGAAGCCTTCCATGCCTCCGGCATCCTGGCCGCAGTCGCGGCCGGCATCACCATGAGCTACGTGGAAATGGCCGGCAACGCGCCGGGCAATATGCGCCTGCAGCGCTCGGCGGTGTGGGACACGGTGCAGTTCACCTTCAACGGCATCATCTTCGTGCTGCTGGGCGAGCAGTTGCCGGGCATCCTCGATGGCGCGGTGCGCAGCGTGCAGGAGGCCGGGCACCTCAATCCGTGGTGGCTGGCGGTGTACGTGGCCACCATCAGCGCCAGCCTGATGGCGCTGCGCTTTGTGTGGGTGTTCCTGTCGCTGCGCTGGAACATCTTCAAGGCGCAGCGACGCGGCGAGGCACACGTAAGCCCCCCGTGGCGGATCGTGGTGGCGGTGTCGCTGGCCGGCGTGCGCGGTGCGATCACCCTGGCCGGTGTGCTCACCTTGCCCTTGATGCTGGATGACGGCTCGCCGTTTCCGGCCCGCCAGCTGGCGATCTTTTTGGCTGCCTCGGTGATCCTGGTGTCGTTGCTGGTGGCCAGCGTGGCATTGCCGCGGCTGCTGCGCGGGCTGGAATTGCCGGAAGAGGAGGACGAGCAGCAAAAGGAAGACCTGGCGGTGAAGGCGGCCTCGCAGGCAGCGCTGGAGGCAGTGGAGAAGTTGCGCCAGCGGCTGGTGGAAGACAGCGCGCATGCCGAGCGCTACAACGCCGCCGCCAACCAGGTCAGCCAACGCTACCAGCGCAAGCTGGGCGCGGTGGACATGGCCGAGACCGACCCGGAAGAAGCCGGCGCCTACGAGCAGGCCTTGCGCCAGTTCCGTCACGCCGCCCTGGTGGCCGAGCGCAACGAGCTGTTCAAGCTGGCGCGCCGTCGCGAGATTTCCGACGACCTGTCGCGCCGGCTGGTGCGCAATCTGGATCTGATCGAGTCGCGCAAGCGCGCTTGA
- a CDS encoding putative DNA modification/repair radical SAM protein produces the protein MKILDKLAVLADAAKYDASCASSGANKRNSLGTGGIGSTEGMGICHSYTPDGRCVSLLKILLTNFCIFDCAYCVNRVSSNVRRARFTPEEVVTLTLDFYKRNYIEGLFLSSGIIRNSDYTMEQLVEVARQLREVHRFAGYIHLKTIPDAAPELLAAAGRYADRLSINVELPTEQGLTLLAPEKSVGGIRSAMGELRWRIEENQLERKAEKVRRAKPPRFAPAGQSTQMIVGADDANDRSILDTSHNLYGNYRMRRVYYSAFSPIPDASSKLPLQAPPLQREHRLYQADWLLRFYEFSVEEIAPAQSNGMLDLDVDPKLAWALRNPQRFPVDLNVAPREMLLRVPGLGTRNVERLLLSRRHARLRVGDLARLRVPMKKLLPFVSVLDHHPRQRLDDPVRLRAQLAPAPRQASLFD, from the coding sequence GTGAAAATCCTCGACAAGCTCGCCGTCCTTGCCGACGCCGCAAAATACGATGCCTCTTGCGCCTCCAGCGGTGCCAACAAGCGCAATTCGCTGGGGACGGGCGGGATCGGCAGTACCGAGGGCATGGGCATCTGTCACTCGTACACGCCCGATGGCCGCTGCGTGTCGCTGCTGAAGATCCTGTTGACCAACTTCTGCATCTTCGACTGCGCCTACTGCGTCAATCGCGTGTCCAGCAATGTGCGCCGCGCGCGCTTCACGCCGGAAGAAGTGGTCACGCTGACGCTGGATTTCTACAAGCGCAATTACATCGAAGGCCTGTTCCTGTCCAGCGGCATCATCCGCAACTCCGACTACACCATGGAGCAGCTGGTGGAAGTGGCGCGGCAGCTGCGCGAGGTGCACCGCTTTGCCGGCTACATCCATCTCAAGACCATTCCCGACGCCGCGCCCGAGCTGCTGGCTGCGGCCGGCCGCTATGCCGACCGGCTGAGTATCAATGTGGAGTTGCCGACCGAGCAGGGCCTGACCTTGCTGGCGCCGGAGAAAAGCGTCGGCGGCATTCGATCGGCGATGGGCGAGCTGCGTTGGCGCATCGAAGAAAACCAGCTGGAGCGCAAGGCAGAAAAGGTGCGCCGGGCCAAGCCGCCCCGCTTTGCGCCGGCCGGGCAAAGCACGCAGATGATCGTCGGCGCCGACGATGCCAACGACCGCAGCATCCTGGACACCAGCCACAACCTGTATGGAAACTACCGCATGCGCCGGGTGTATTACTCGGCCTTCAGCCCGATCCCGGATGCCTCGTCCAAGTTGCCGTTGCAGGCGCCGCCGCTGCAGCGCGAGCACCGCTTGTATCAGGCCGATTGGTTGCTGCGGTTCTACGAGTTTTCGGTCGAAGAAATCGCGCCTGCCCAGTCCAACGGCATGCTGGATCTGGATGTGGACCCCAAGCTGGCCTGGGCGCTGCGCAATCCGCAGCGGTTTCCGGTGGATCTGAATGTGGCGCCGCGCGAAATGCTGTTGCGGGTGCCCGGTCTGGGCACCCGTAATGTGGAGCGGCTGCTGTTGTCGCGCCGGCATGCGCGGTTGCGGGTGGGCGACCTGGCGCGGCTGCGGGTACCGATGAAGAAGCTGCTGCCGTTTGTGAGTGTGCTGGACCACCATCCACGTCAGCGCTTGGACGATCCGGTTCGACTGAGGGCGCAGTTGGCGCCTGCACCGCGGCAGGCAAGCTTGTTCGATTGA
- a CDS encoding ABC transporter permease, translating into MNLHAIAAIYRFEMARAFRTLTQSIASPVLSTSLYFVVFGAAIGSRMGDIDGISYGAFIIPGLVMLSLLNESISNASFGIYMPRWAGTIYEVLSAPVAWWEIVIGYVGAAASKSVMLGLLILLTARLFVPYEIAHPVWMLGFLVLTALTFSLFGFIIGIWANGFEKLQVIPLMVVTPLTFLGGSFYSINMLPPVWQKVTLFNPVVYLISGFRWSFYGKADVHIAVSTGMTFLFLLVCLGVVAAIFRSGYRLKA; encoded by the coding sequence ATGAACCTGCATGCGATTGCGGCGATCTATCGTTTCGAAATGGCGCGCGCGTTCCGCACGCTGACCCAGTCGATCGCCTCGCCGGTGTTGTCGACCTCGCTGTATTTTGTGGTGTTCGGTGCAGCGATCGGCTCGCGCATGGGCGATATCGACGGCATCAGCTACGGTGCCTTCATCATCCCCGGCCTGGTGATGTTGTCATTGCTCAACGAGAGCATCTCCAATGCCTCGTTCGGCATCTACATGCCGCGCTGGGCAGGCACCATCTACGAGGTGCTCTCGGCACCGGTGGCGTGGTGGGAGATCGTGATCGGCTACGTGGGCGCGGCCGCCAGCAAGTCGGTGATGCTGGGCTTGCTGATCCTGCTCACCGCGCGGCTGTTCGTGCCCTACGAGATCGCCCACCCGGTGTGGATGCTGGGTTTTCTGGTGCTCACCGCGCTGACCTTCAGCCTGTTCGGTTTCATCATCGGCATCTGGGCCAACGGCTTCGAAAAGCTGCAGGTGATCCCGCTGATGGTGGTGACGCCGCTGACCTTCCTGGGCGGCAGTTTCTACTCGATCAACATGCTGCCGCCTGTCTGGCAGAAGGTCACCTTGTTCAATCCGGTGGTGTATCTGATCAGCGGGTTCCGCTGGAGTTTCTACGGCAAGGCCGACGTGCACATCGCGGTGAGTACCGGCATGACGTTCCTGTTCCTGCTGGTGTGCCTGGGCGTGGTGGCGGCGATCTTCCGCAGCGGCTATCGGCTCAAGGCGTGA
- a CDS encoding DUF3297 family protein: MSDTPPDHLAIDPRSPFHDADALNRGIGVRFNGVERDNVEEYSVSEGWIKVQVGKARDRRGNPMTMKVKGEVVAYYLDTKHDAKPAAE; encoded by the coding sequence ATGAGCGATACCCCTCCCGATCATCTGGCCATCGACCCACGCAGCCCGTTCCACGATGCCGACGCCCTCAACCGCGGCATCGGCGTGCGCTTCAACGGTGTCGAACGCGACAACGTGGAGGAATACTCGGTGAGCGAAGGCTGGATCAAGGTGCAGGTCGGCAAGGCGCGCGACCGTCGCGGCAACCCGATGACGATGAAGGTCAAGGGCGAGGTGGTGGCCTATTACCTGGACACCAAGCACGACGCCAAGCCTGCTGCCGAGTAG
- a CDS encoding ABC transporter ATP-binding protein — protein MTPIVSIQGLSKTYAGGFQALEHVDLDIQRGEIFALLGPNGAGKTTLISIICGLINPSTGTVLADGHDIVRDYRAARASIGLVPQELATDAFETVWATVRFSRGLFGKPANPQYLETILRELSLWDKRNNKISTLSGGMKRRVLIAKALAHEPRILFLDEPTAGVDVELRHDMWQMVRRLREQGTTIILTTHYIEEAEDMADRVGVINRGELVLVEDKHTLMRKLGKKQLTLSLQAPLQALPAALADLPLEVSADGNSLIYTFDTQAEQTGIGALLRRLNEHGIDFKDLHSSESSLEEIFVNLVHGARAAQVSA, from the coding sequence ATGACGCCCATCGTTTCCATCCAGGGATTGAGCAAGACCTACGCCGGCGGTTTCCAGGCCCTCGAACACGTGGACCTGGACATCCAGCGTGGCGAGATCTTCGCGCTGCTCGGCCCCAACGGTGCCGGCAAGACCACCTTGATCAGCATCATCTGCGGGCTCATCAACCCCAGCACGGGCACCGTGCTGGCCGATGGCCACGACATCGTGCGCGACTACCGCGCCGCACGCGCGAGCATCGGGCTGGTGCCGCAGGAGTTGGCCACCGACGCGTTCGAAACGGTGTGGGCCACGGTGCGTTTCAGTCGCGGCCTGTTCGGCAAGCCGGCCAACCCGCAGTACCTGGAAACCATCCTGCGCGAGCTGTCGCTGTGGGACAAACGCAACAACAAGATTTCCACCTTGTCCGGCGGCATGAAGCGGCGCGTGCTGATCGCCAAGGCGCTGGCGCACGAGCCGCGCATCCTGTTTCTGGACGAGCCCACCGCCGGGGTGGACGTGGAGCTGCGCCACGACATGTGGCAGATGGTGCGGCGGCTGCGCGAGCAGGGCACCACCATCATCCTGACCACCCATTACATCGAGGAAGCCGAAGACATGGCCGACCGCGTCGGTGTCATCAATCGCGGCGAGCTGGTGCTGGTGGAAGACAAGCACACGCTGATGCGCAAGCTGGGCAAGAAGCAGCTGACCCTGAGCCTGCAAGCGCCGCTGCAGGCGTTGCCCGCCGCGCTGGCGGACCTGCCGCTGGAAGTGTCGGCCGATGGCAATAGCCTGATCTACACCTTCGACACCCAGGCCGAGCAGACCGGCATTGGCGCGTTGCTGCGCCGGCTCAACGAGCATGGCATCGACTTCAAGGACCTGCATTCCAGCGAAAGCTCGCTGGAAGAGATCTTCGTCAACCTGGTGCATGGCGCACGCGCTGCGCAGGTGAGCGCATGA
- a CDS encoding fasciclin domain-containing protein has translation MKTSFQSLALATAIALTSAMAPAYAASNPMVGGAPMLATKDIIDNAVNSKDHTTLVAAVKAAGLVDTLKGPGPFTVFAPTNAAFAALPAGTVDTLLKPESKPTLTKVLTYHVVPGKVDAASLIAKIKAGGGSATLTTVQGEPLTAKLNGKKVTLTDVKGNTATVTIADVNQSNGVIHVIDKVLMP, from the coding sequence ATGAAGACCTCATTCCAGTCGCTTGCCCTCGCCACCGCCATTGCCCTGACCAGCGCAATGGCTCCCGCTTACGCTGCGTCCAATCCGATGGTGGGTGGCGCGCCGATGTTGGCCACCAAGGACATCATCGACAACGCGGTCAACTCCAAGGATCACACCACGCTGGTGGCAGCCGTCAAAGCCGCTGGCCTGGTGGACACCCTGAAGGGCCCGGGCCCGTTCACCGTCTTCGCCCCGACCAACGCTGCGTTTGCCGCGTTGCCGGCCGGCACGGTGGACACGCTGTTGAAGCCCGAATCCAAGCCGACGCTGACCAAGGTGCTGACCTACCACGTGGTGCCGGGCAAGGTGGACGCCGCCTCGTTGATCGCCAAGATCAAGGCCGGTGGCGGTAGCGCCACGCTGACCACCGTGCAGGGCGAGCCGCTGACCGCCAAGCTCAATGGCAAGAAGGTCACCCTCACCGACGTCAAGGGCAACACCGCCACCGTCACCATCGCCGACGTCAATCAGAGCAACGGCGTGATCCATGTGATCGACAAGGTGCTGATGCCGTAA
- a CDS encoding DoxX family protein — protein MSDYPAIPRTAAYGAALLRISLGVLFLVHGLTKLLVFTPAGTVAYFQSLGLPGALAYLSMVLELGLGLSLLLGVYARWTALLGVPLLLGTIVSVHGANGFGFSNPGGGWEYPALWAVLLVVQSLLGDGAFALKPAR, from the coding sequence ATGTCCGATTACCCCGCAATCCCGCGCACGGCCGCCTATGGCGCGGCGCTGTTGCGCATCAGCCTGGGCGTGCTGTTCCTGGTGCATGGCCTGACCAAGCTGCTGGTGTTCACCCCGGCCGGCACCGTGGCTTACTTCCAGTCGCTGGGTCTGCCCGGGGCGCTGGCCTACCTCAGCATGGTGCTGGAACTGGGCCTGGGCCTTTCGCTGCTGCTGGGCGTCTACGCGCGCTGGACGGCGCTGCTGGGCGTACCACTGCTGCTGGGCACCATCGTCAGCGTGCATGGCGCCAACGGATTCGGTTTTTCCAACCCCGGTGGCGGCTGGGAGTACCCGGCGCTGTGGGCGGTGTTGCTGGTCGTGCAGTCGCTATTGGGCGATGGCGCATTCGCGCTGAAGCCGGCGCGCTGA
- a CDS encoding LysR family transcriptional regulator, whose protein sequence is MDTLDAMRVFTAVAERSGFSAAADALGRSTANVTRQVAALEQRLGTRLLNRTTRRVSLTSAGTAYYQRCLQLLADLDDLEATIGAQALEPSGLLRVNAPVSYGIERLGALLPGFRARYPQVDLDLSLSDRLVDMVEEGFDVAIRITRQPAPMLIARQLGKVRLLTCASPAYLARAGTPKHPSDLAGHECLLYHYSPSGDEVRFHGPDGDVEVRIHGGLRANNGHVLNAAALAGQGIVIQPDFLADAHIASGRLLRILPEYELGEIGIFAVYASRSHLAPKVRSFIDYLLECLAGPAAG, encoded by the coding sequence ATGGATACCCTCGATGCGATGCGCGTGTTCACGGCGGTGGCCGAACGCAGCGGCTTCAGTGCCGCAGCCGATGCGCTGGGCCGCTCCACCGCCAACGTCACCCGCCAGGTGGCCGCGCTCGAACAACGCCTGGGCACGCGCCTGCTCAACCGCACCACGCGGCGGGTCAGCCTGACCAGCGCCGGCACCGCGTATTACCAGCGGTGTCTGCAGCTACTGGCCGATCTGGACGACCTGGAAGCCACCATCGGGGCGCAGGCGCTGGAGCCGTCCGGGCTGCTGCGGGTCAATGCACCGGTGAGCTACGGGATCGAGCGGCTTGGGGCGCTGCTGCCCGGCTTTCGCGCACGCTACCCGCAGGTGGACCTGGACCTGTCGTTATCCGATCGCCTGGTCGACATGGTCGAAGAGGGCTTCGATGTCGCCATCCGCATCACCCGCCAGCCGGCGCCGATGCTGATCGCGCGGCAACTGGGCAAGGTACGGCTGCTGACCTGCGCATCGCCCGCCTATCTGGCGCGCGCCGGCACGCCGAAGCACCCGTCCGATCTGGCCGGTCACGAATGCCTGCTCTACCACTATTCGCCCAGCGGCGACGAGGTGCGCTTCCACGGGCCGGACGGCGATGTCGAGGTACGCATCCACGGCGGGCTGCGCGCCAACAACGGGCATGTGCTCAATGCGGCAGCGTTGGCCGGCCAGGGCATCGTGATACAACCGGACTTCCTGGCCGATGCGCATATCGCCAGCGGCCGCCTGCTGCGCATCCTGCCCGAGTACGAACTCGGCGAGATCGGCATCTTCGCGGTATACGCCAGCCGCAGCCATCTGGCGCCGAAGGTGCGCAGCTTCATCGACTACCTGCTCGAATGTCTGGCCGGGCCGGCGGCCGGCTAA
- a CDS encoding flavodoxin family protein, whose amino-acid sequence MSKIAIVYFSGYGHTVKQAEAVHAGAASVGEATLYRIDQDGNLPDDAWEAIGAADAIIYGSPTYMGGPAWQFKKFADASSKPWFAQAWKDKVAAGFTNSASVNGDKYATIQYFWTLSQQHGQVWIGTGLPPSNTKAHGPQDVNWTAGWGGALAISPSDASPEEAPRSGDLETARLLGKRVAEFASKLKA is encoded by the coding sequence ATGAGCAAGATCGCCATCGTGTATTTCAGCGGCTACGGCCACACCGTCAAGCAGGCCGAAGCCGTGCATGCAGGGGCCGCCAGTGTCGGCGAGGCCACGCTGTACCGCATCGACCAGGACGGCAACCTGCCCGACGACGCCTGGGAGGCGATCGGCGCCGCCGACGCGATCATCTACGGCAGCCCCACCTACATGGGCGGGCCGGCCTGGCAGTTCAAGAAGTTTGCCGATGCCAGCTCCAAGCCGTGGTTTGCGCAGGCATGGAAGGACAAGGTCGCCGCCGGCTTTACCAATTCCGCGTCGGTGAATGGCGACAAATACGCCACCATCCAGTATTTCTGGACCTTGTCGCAGCAGCACGGGCAGGTCTGGATCGGCACCGGTCTGCCGCCGTCCAATACCAAGGCGCACGGGCCGCAGGACGTCAACTGGACCGCCGGCTGGGGCGGCGCGCTGGCGATCTCGCCGTCGGACGCATCGCCGGAAGAAGCCCCGCGCAGTGGCGATCTTGAAACCGCCAGGCTGCTCGGCAAGCGCGTGGCCGAGTTCGCCAGCAAGCTCAAGGCCTGA
- a CDS encoding class III extradiol ring-cleavage dioxygenase, translated as MSRLPSLYISHGSPMTALQPGQVGLRLEQLRQLLPRPRAIVVATAHWLGRRPLVSGAALPPTIHDFGGFPAPLYELEYPAPGEPALAQQITRRLEQAGLHPQLDPQRGFDHGVWVPLRLLYPAADIPVVSVSIQPELGPAHQFAVGRALAPLRDEGVLVIGSGSITHNLHDARHGYSAEREAPYVRPFIEWTERKLLENDIAALLDYRRKAPYAERAHPSDEHLLPLYVAMGAAGSVHLGAQRIDAGIDGGFLAMDLYRFDGDAAIAA; from the coding sequence ATGAGCCGCCTGCCATCGCTGTACATCTCGCACGGATCGCCGATGACGGCGTTGCAGCCCGGCCAGGTCGGGTTGCGTCTGGAACAACTGCGTCAGCTCTTGCCGCGGCCGCGCGCGATCGTCGTCGCCACGGCACACTGGCTGGGCCGTCGCCCGCTGGTCAGCGGTGCGGCGCTGCCTCCCACCATCCACGACTTCGGCGGTTTCCCTGCGCCGTTGTACGAGCTGGAGTATCCCGCCCCCGGCGAGCCTGCGCTGGCGCAGCAGATCACCCGGCGGCTGGAACAGGCCGGCCTGCATCCGCAGCTGGACCCGCAACGCGGCTTCGACCACGGGGTGTGGGTGCCGCTGCGCTTGCTGTACCCGGCGGCCGACATCCCGGTGGTGTCGGTGTCCATCCAGCCCGAGCTTGGCCCTGCGCACCAGTTTGCGGTTGGGCGCGCATTGGCGCCGCTGCGCGACGAGGGCGTGCTGGTGATCGGCTCGGGCAGCATTACCCACAACCTGCACGATGCCCGCCATGGGTATAGCGCCGAGCGCGAGGCGCCGTACGTACGGCCCTTCATCGAATGGACCGAACGCAAACTATTGGAAAACGACATCGCCGCGTTGCTCGACTATCGCCGCAAGGCGCCGTATGCCGAGCGCGCGCATCCCAGCGACGAGCACCTGTTGCCGCTGTATGTCGCGATGGGCGCGGCAGGCAGCGTCCACCTCGGAGCGCAGCGGATCGACGCCGGCATCGACGGAGGCTTCCTGGCGATGGACCTGTATCGCTTCGACGGCGATGCGGCGATTGCGGCCTGA
- a CDS encoding UdgX family uracil-DNA binding protein (This protein belongs to the uracil DNA glycosylase superfamily, members of which act in excision repair of DNA. However, it belongs more specifically to UdgX branch, whose founding member was found to bind uracil in DNA (where it does not belong), without cleaving it, appears to promote DNA repair by a pathway involving RecA, rather than base excision.), producing MFSAEVEPPWSFEAWRTLARAGWCAQVEPDDVAWNGGAQGGLLMGQGLLDLPVSVPPPRVSADFMQLAESVLCHRDPQRHAVLYRLLWRIASGEKALLERATDADVHRLAQWQKAVQRDTHKMKAFVRFRRLPGEEEAFVAWFEPEHCIVDRVAPFFARRFAGMQWAILTPYRSVRWDGEALSFGDGAVRSQVPADDAQETLWRTYYAHIFNPARLNPTMMRQEMPQKYWKNLPEAALLPELIREAGVRVREMAERAPEPVRRRLPVAPAPVLDVATQSLAQLRTAARDCRRCELWQPATQTVFGEGPDDASVMVIGEQPGDEEDLSGRPFVGPAGRLFTMALGELGVDRKALYVTNAVKHFRFEQRGKRRLHRNPERAHVQACNGWLQAERAQLRPAQIVCLGATAAQAVLGAGFRLMQQRGQWQRLDDGTPVLATVHPSWVLRQGTDVAREEGYRGFVKDLRQLLAPPGKAGSAADA from the coding sequence ATGTTCAGCGCTGAGGTCGAACCACCGTGGAGTTTCGAAGCATGGCGCACGCTGGCGCGGGCGGGATGGTGCGCGCAGGTAGAGCCGGACGATGTGGCATGGAACGGTGGTGCGCAGGGCGGGTTATTGATGGGGCAGGGGCTGCTGGATTTGCCGGTGAGCGTGCCGCCACCACGGGTGTCGGCGGACTTCATGCAGCTGGCTGAGTCGGTGCTGTGCCATCGCGATCCGCAGCGGCATGCGGTGCTGTACCGGTTGTTGTGGCGAATCGCTTCGGGTGAGAAGGCGCTGCTGGAGCGCGCCACCGATGCGGATGTGCACCGGCTTGCACAGTGGCAAAAGGCCGTGCAGCGCGACACGCACAAGATGAAGGCGTTTGTGCGCTTTCGCCGCCTGCCCGGGGAAGAAGAGGCGTTCGTCGCCTGGTTCGAACCCGAGCACTGCATCGTGGATCGGGTGGCGCCGTTCTTCGCGCGACGCTTTGCCGGCATGCAGTGGGCGATCCTCACGCCTTACCGCAGCGTGCGTTGGGATGGTGAGGCGTTGTCGTTCGGCGATGGTGCGGTGCGTTCGCAGGTGCCTGCCGACGACGCGCAGGAAACCTTATGGCGCACGTACTACGCGCATATCTTCAATCCCGCGCGGCTCAACCCCACCATGATGCGGCAGGAAATGCCGCAGAAATACTGGAAAAACCTGCCCGAAGCGGCGCTGCTTCCGGAGTTGATCCGCGAGGCCGGTGTGCGGGTGCGCGAGATGGCCGAGCGTGCGCCCGAGCCGGTACGGCGGCGCCTGCCGGTGGCGCCCGCGCCTGTGTTGGACGTTGCAACGCAAAGCCTGGCGCAGTTGCGCACGGCGGCGCGCGACTGTCGTCGCTGCGAGCTGTGGCAGCCAGCCACGCAGACGGTGTTCGGCGAAGGGCCGGACGACGCGTCGGTGATGGTCATCGGCGAACAACCCGGCGACGAAGAGGATCTGAGCGGGCGTCCGTTCGTGGGCCCGGCCGGGCGTCTGTTTACCATGGCGCTCGGCGAGCTGGGCGTGGACCGCAAGGCGCTCTACGTGACCAATGCGGTCAAGCATTTTCGCTTCGAACAGCGCGGCAAGCGCCGCCTGCATCGCAATCCCGAGCGTGCGCATGTGCAGGCCTGCAATGGTTGGCTGCAGGCCGAGCGTGCGCAGCTGCGGCCCGCGCAGATCGTCTGTCTTGGAGCGACCGCAGCGCAGGCGGTGCTGGGGGCGGGTTTTCGCTTGATGCAGCAGCGTGGGCAATGGCAACGGCTGGACGACGGCACGCCGGTACTGGCGACCGTGCATCCGTCCTGGGTGCTGCGGCAAGGCACCGACGTGGCGCGCGAGGAAGGCTATCGCGGCTTTGTGAAGGACCTGCGGCAGTTGTTGGCGCCGCCGGGGAAGGCGGGCAGTGCGGCCGACGCATAA